Genomic window (Chthonomonas sp.):
GCCCCAAGATGATTGTGAGCGGAGCCACGGCCTACAGCCGCCAGTTCGATTTTGCCCGAATTCGCGCGATTTGCGACGAAGTCGGCGCGTATCACATGTGCGATATGTCGCACTACTCGGGGCTCATCGCCGCGGGCGAATACGATTCGCCGGTGCCGCATTGCGACTTTGTGACTTCGACCACGCATAAATCCATTCGTGGTCCGCGCGGCGGCATGATCCTTTGGAACAAGGAGGAATACAGCAAGCCGATCAACATGAGCGTCTTCCCGGGCATCCAGGGCGGCCCGCTGATGCACGTGATCGCCGGCAAGGCGGTCTGCTTTGGCGAGGCGTTGCGACCCGAGTTTAAGGATTACGCCCAGCGCGTGAAGAAGAACGCCGCGGCCCTTGCGGCGGCCATGACTCAGGAGGGTTTCCGCATTGTCAGCGGCGGCACCGACTCGCACCTCATGCTCGTTGACCTTCGCCCGTTTGGCATCAACGGCAAAATCGCGCAGCAGGTGTTGGAGGATGTGAACATCACGACCAACAAGAACGCGATTCCCTTTGATCCGGAAAAGCCCTTTGTAACCTCGGGCGTGCGGCTCGGAACGCCGGCCGTCACTACCCGCGGGATGAACGAGGCCGACATGGCCACCATTGCCAACCTCATCGCACGCTCGCTGCGCGGACGAGAAGACGAGGCACAACTCGCCGCCGTGAAAGCCGAAGTGGTCGCTCTTTGCGAGCGCCATCCGGTGCACTAGGTCTTAGCCGGAAATCTGGAATAT
Coding sequences:
- a CDS encoding serine hydroxymethyltransferase; protein product: MSGLSPSVSAHAVPLETGDRAIFDLIRAEEARQHTNLELIASENIASLAVRQTMASVLTDKYAEGYPGKRYYGGCAVVDEVETLALDRVKQLYGAEFANVQPHSGAQANMAVYFAFLKPGDTLMAMNLAHGGHLTHGSPVNFSGHLYNIVPYGVRQTDELIDYDEFAALAREHRPKMIVSGATAYSRQFDFARIRAICDEVGAYHMCDMSHYSGLIAAGEYDSPVPHCDFVTSTTHKSIRGPRGGMILWNKEEYSKPINMSVFPGIQGGPLMHVIAGKAVCFGEALRPEFKDYAQRVKKNAAALAAAMTQEGFRIVSGGTDSHLMLVDLRPFGINGKIAQQVLEDVNITTNKNAIPFDPEKPFVTSGVRLGTPAVTTRGMNEADMATIANLIARSLRGREDEAQLAAVKAEVVALCERHPVH